One Sporomusaceae bacterium FL31 DNA window includes the following coding sequences:
- the katE gene encoding catalase-2 — MKKPFNGDSQVAAGGEIHQIADGQHPALTTNQGVALSDNQNSLRSNPNGPTLGEDFILREKITHFDHERIPERVVHARGTGVHGFFELTTSLEQYTTAKILTEVGEKTPVFTRMSTVAGGAGSVDTPRDVRGFAVKFYTKEGNWDLVGNNIPVFFIQDAIKFPDLIHAVKMEPDRGFPQSATAHDTFWDFISLTPESMHMVMWIMSDRTIPRSLRMIEGFGVHSFRLINQSGQSTFVKFHWRPKLGLQSTVWDEAVKIAGADPDFHRRDMFDAISSGNLPEWELAVQLFTQEEADTFPFDHLDPTKLIPEEWVPLKVIGRMVLDRWPNNFFAETEQVAYCPANLVPGIDFSNDPLLQGRLFSYHDTQLSRLGTVNFHQIPINAPKCPYSNQQRDGHMQMAQPAGRVAYEPNSLSDTSPRETPATGFRSAAVTETGKKGRIRAESFADHYSQARLFYISQTVHEQAHIASALVFELSKVEHTHVREAIVGHLRHIDEALAKRVAVGIGCDKIPAAPVAARPVQQMKPSPALQIIGKMKDTLMGRTIGILVANGSDGAVIEKIKQAVTAAGAAVKIIAPKVGTVQLAAGMTISVDGQLAGSPSVLFDAVAVILSDEGVQALSMESAAIDFVRDAFGHLKAIAVNKGGQALLDIANVGKDAGIVDANNQEAFIAAAKTRQWNREKSVRTLA; from the coding sequence ATGAAAAAACCTTTCAATGGAGATTCACAAGTAGCTGCTGGCGGAGAGATACACCAAATTGCTGATGGACAACATCCTGCACTCACTACGAACCAGGGCGTAGCGCTTTCCGATAATCAAAACTCGCTTCGGTCTAATCCAAATGGCCCTACTCTTGGGGAAGATTTTATCCTTAGAGAGAAAATTACGCATTTCGATCACGAGCGTATTCCAGAGCGGGTCGTACATGCGCGCGGAACAGGTGTGCATGGATTCTTCGAGCTGACCACCTCGTTGGAGCAATATACCACCGCCAAGATACTGACTGAAGTGGGTGAGAAGACGCCTGTATTTACTCGCATGTCTACCGTCGCAGGCGGTGCAGGTTCGGTCGATACCCCTCGTGATGTACGCGGATTTGCTGTTAAGTTTTATACGAAGGAAGGCAACTGGGACCTGGTTGGCAACAACATTCCGGTTTTCTTCATTCAGGATGCCATTAAATTCCCTGATCTCATCCATGCCGTAAAAATGGAACCCGATCGCGGTTTTCCGCAATCGGCAACCGCGCACGATACCTTCTGGGACTTTATCTCACTCACACCTGAATCCATGCATATGGTGATGTGGATCATGTCTGATCGCACGATACCACGTTCCCTGCGGATGATCGAAGGTTTTGGTGTGCATAGTTTCCGGCTGATTAATCAATCAGGACAATCAACTTTCGTCAAATTCCACTGGCGCCCCAAGCTGGGTTTGCAGTCCACCGTTTGGGATGAAGCAGTCAAGATTGCTGGTGCCGATCCAGATTTCCACCGCCGTGATATGTTTGACGCCATCTCGTCAGGGAATTTGCCCGAGTGGGAACTGGCGGTTCAGCTTTTCACGCAGGAGGAAGCGGATACATTCCCGTTTGATCATCTGGATCCGACCAAGCTGATTCCTGAAGAATGGGTGCCTTTGAAAGTGATCGGCCGCATGGTGCTGGATCGCTGGCCGAACAATTTCTTTGCTGAGACTGAACAGGTTGCTTACTGTCCTGCTAATCTTGTACCAGGCATTGATTTCTCGAATGATCCTTTGTTGCAAGGCCGTTTGTTTTCTTATCATGATACCCAGCTTTCGCGCCTGGGTACGGTCAATTTCCACCAGATTCCGATCAATGCTCCCAAGTGTCCGTATTCCAACCAACAGCGGGATGGACACATGCAAATGGCGCAACCGGCAGGCCGTGTTGCCTATGAGCCCAATTCCCTGTCTGATACATCGCCGCGCGAAACACCGGCTACAGGTTTCCGTAGTGCTGCGGTAACGGAAACAGGCAAAAAAGGCCGCATTCGTGCCGAAAGCTTTGCTGATCACTACAGTCAAGCGCGGCTGTTCTATATCAGTCAAACAGTGCATGAGCAAGCACATATTGCTTCGGCTTTAGTGTTTGAACTCTCCAAGGTTGAGCATACTCACGTACGTGAGGCCATAGTCGGGCATTTGCGGCATATCGATGAAGCCCTTGCAAAAAGAGTTGCGGTAGGCATTGGGTGTGACAAAATTCCAGCTGCGCCAGTGGCAGCAAGGCCTGTGCAGCAGATGAAGCCTTCGCCTGCATTGCAGATCATCGGCAAGATGAAAGACACGCTGATGGGGCGTACGATTGGCATTTTGGTAGCGAATGGTTCAGACGGCGCTGTCATTGAAAAGATTAAACAGGCGGTGACAGCTGCGGGGGCTGCTGTGAAGATTATCGCCCCAAAAGTGGGAACCGTCCAGCTTGCTGCTGGCATGACTATATCTGTTGACGGACAATTGGCTGGTTCTCCGTCGGTGTTATTTGATGCGGTTGCTGTCATTCTCTCTGACGAAGGCGTACAAGCACTGTCAATGGAAAGCGCTGCAATTGATTTTGTGCGCGATGCCTTTGGTCATCTTAAGGCAATTGCCGTCAATAAAGGTGGACAGGCACTTTTGGACATAGCGAATGTCGGAAAAGATGCAGGCATTGTGGATGCCAATAATCAAGAGGCTTTTATTGCTGCGGCAAAGACACGCCAATGGAATAGGGAAAAATCAGTTCGAACATTGGCATAA
- the yvdP gene encoding putative FAD-linked oxidoreductase YvdP: MEGKTQLTGRVIFRGDLGYEQARKNWNPYVDTFPLVFVFAQCTEDVKNAIKWARENCVPIRTRSGRHALDKNLSVVKDGIVIDVSHMDKAWLNRDLEIATVQTGAHVGPLVKWLAQEGFMAPFGDSPTVGIGGITTGGGIGLLLRSIGLVSDNLVGVDMVDYEGCMIHADACTNSDLLWASRGGGGGNFGVNIEYTFKVHRAPAQATVFQIIWPWNQLETVFEAWQGWAPFVDERLGSYLEILSKVNGLVHTQGLFLGCKEELICLLEPLLCAGTPTDVFIETLPYPDAVEYLIPDEPIPGRDGQSTKFSSAWALDLLPCEAIKVMRCFLEESTGTEAGFFFLNWGGAAARICPEETAFFWRDPKFYLEWNSSWTNDCEAQRNIAMVERTRQQLAPFVAGSYINVPDEYIQDFGPVYYGTNFARLRRVKEKYDPENVFNHPQSIPPAGCRSEKPGRK, encoded by the coding sequence ATGGAAGGTAAAACACAGTTGACCGGACGCGTCATTTTCAGAGGAGATCTGGGGTACGAGCAGGCGCGTAAAAATTGGAATCCATATGTTGATACATTTCCACTCGTCTTTGTCTTTGCGCAATGTACAGAGGATGTAAAAAATGCCATAAAATGGGCCAGAGAGAATTGCGTTCCGATTCGGACTCGAAGCGGACGCCATGCTTTGGACAAAAATCTTTCAGTGGTTAAAGACGGAATTGTTATTGATGTAAGTCATATGGATAAGGCGTGGCTGAATCGAGATCTGGAAATAGCTACCGTTCAAACTGGTGCCCATGTAGGGCCACTCGTAAAGTGGTTAGCACAGGAAGGGTTTATGGCTCCATTTGGAGACAGTCCGACCGTTGGAATCGGCGGAATTACGACAGGCGGAGGAATTGGACTGCTGCTGCGGTCCATTGGTCTTGTTAGTGACAATCTTGTTGGAGTGGATATGGTTGACTACGAGGGATGCATGATCCACGCCGACGCATGTACCAATTCGGATCTTTTGTGGGCTTCGCGCGGTGGCGGCGGTGGGAATTTCGGGGTTAATATCGAGTACACGTTCAAAGTGCATCGTGCCCCTGCCCAAGCGACAGTCTTTCAAATTATTTGGCCATGGAATCAACTGGAAACCGTTTTTGAGGCATGGCAAGGCTGGGCTCCTTTTGTTGACGAAAGATTAGGCTCTTACCTGGAAATTTTAAGTAAAGTAAATGGATTAGTCCATACACAAGGGCTATTTCTTGGTTGCAAGGAGGAGTTGATTTGCCTGTTGGAACCTTTACTGTGTGCAGGCACTCCAACCGATGTGTTTATCGAAACATTACCCTATCCTGACGCTGTTGAATATTTAATACCAGATGAACCGATCCCTGGAAGAGACGGGCAGAGTACCAAGTTTTCATCAGCTTGGGCACTCGATCTGTTGCCATGTGAGGCCATTAAGGTGATGCGCTGCTTTCTGGAAGAATCAACCGGAACAGAGGCTGGTTTCTTCTTTTTGAACTGGGGTGGTGCTGCGGCCAGAATTTGTCCCGAAGAGACGGCGTTCTTCTGGCGGGATCCAAAATTTTATTTAGAGTGGAATTCATCTTGGACGAACGATTGTGAGGCTCAGAGAAACATCGCTATGGTGGAGAGAACACGCCAGCAGTTGGCGCCTTTTGTTGCGGGATCCTATATCAATGTTCCGGATGAGTATATTCAGGATTTCGGACCGGTGTACTATGGAACCAACTTTGCCAGACTTCGAAGAGTAAAAGAGAAATATGACCCTGAGAACGTATTTAATCATCCACAAAGTATACCTCCTGCAGGTTGCCGTTCAGAAAAACCTGGCCGGAAATAG